One segment of Clostridia bacterium DNA contains the following:
- a CDS encoding PIG-L family deacetylase, with protein MEIRRTIPFARHLGPVSTAMARLAAILVVLALFAPPVHAIASLASPSRLLVIAPHPDDETLGAGGLIYSASQQGARVKVVFMTMGDGYPAAAGRLFGTAHPSPDDFLALGRHRRNEAVAALATLGVDEENLVFLGYPDGGLADIIENWRWLPSEPYTSKCTGRGSNPYPSTFTLNAEYCASRIVSDLAMILADYMPDLVVIPHPNDAHADHQATYAFAMLAMEQLDYVERTGAKAVSYIVHSGPGWPQLWGYQPGLPLDPPPGRDLPRTVWIRTELTEDAEAAKLRALKEYKSQLVMMPSFLRSFIRTNELFAPTPMLDVACCQDGAQTYDEEYAAEVGPTLQHSRLLRPSGEIISVLADRTDEGVTVTATLAWRPSSSITYRLRMTPSASSGEPGSTIDLLTYGVVSAGGWSRPWEVVFLVPQHDLDRLGAKALFEVATLRHSVVVDRSGWILLRLRSSAAPCMPTPPATRRSCASSSHCLSADG; from the coding sequence ATGGAAATCCGCAGAACCATCCCATTCGCCCGGCATCTTGGCCCAGTTTCGACAGCAATGGCCCGGTTAGCGGCTATACTCGTCGTACTTGCTCTATTCGCTCCGCCAGTTCACGCGATTGCCTCGCTCGCATCCCCATCGCGCCTGCTAGTGATAGCCCCGCATCCCGATGATGAGACACTGGGGGCAGGAGGGTTGATATACTCGGCTTCTCAGCAAGGCGCACGGGTAAAGGTAGTGTTCATGACCATGGGAGACGGATATCCTGCTGCTGCTGGCAGGCTGTTTGGCACAGCTCACCCGTCGCCCGATGATTTCCTGGCCCTTGGGCGCCACCGCCGTAACGAAGCTGTCGCTGCATTGGCTACGCTGGGCGTGGACGAAGAGAATCTGGTGTTCCTGGGCTACCCCGACGGCGGACTGGCCGACATCATCGAGAACTGGCGCTGGTTGCCGAGCGAGCCGTATACATCTAAATGCACAGGCCGAGGTTCAAATCCCTATCCGTCCACATTCACACTGAATGCGGAATACTGCGCCTCGCGGATTGTCAGTGACCTTGCGATGATACTTGCTGACTACATGCCTGATCTGGTGGTTATCCCCCACCCCAACGACGCGCATGCCGACCACCAGGCGACGTACGCTTTTGCCATGTTGGCAATGGAACAGCTCGACTATGTAGAGCGCACTGGCGCCAAAGCTGTTTCCTACATCGTGCACAGCGGGCCTGGATGGCCGCAGTTATGGGGGTACCAGCCTGGTCTACCTCTAGACCCCCCGCCAGGGCGAGATCTGCCTCGGACAGTGTGGATACGCACGGAGTTGACAGAGGATGCAGAGGCCGCGAAGCTTCGGGCGCTCAAGGAGTACAAGAGTCAACTCGTCATGATGCCTTCCTTCCTGAGGAGTTTCATCAGGACCAACGAGTTGTTCGCTCCGACGCCGATGCTCGATGTGGCTTGCTGCCAGGATGGCGCGCAAACGTATGATGAGGAGTATGCCGCAGAGGTTGGGCCGACTCTTCAGCACTCCCGGCTGCTCCGGCCGAGTGGTGAGATCATATCAGTTCTGGCCGATCGGACTGATGAAGGCGTCACTGTCACTGCGACCCTCGCATGGCGCCCCAGTTCCTCCATAACGTATCGGCTTCGGATGACGCCCTCTGCCTCGTCTGGTGAACCAGGTTCAACCATTGATTTGCTGACCTACGGGGTTGTGTCTGCAGGTGGATGGTCCCGACCCTGGGAGGTAGTATTTCTGGTCCCGCAGCACGACCTGGATCGGTTAGGCGCCAAAGCGCTGTTTGAGGTTGCCACCCTGCGGCACAGTGTTGTGGTTGACCGTTCGGGATGGATCCTGCTGCGTCTGCGATCCAGCGCCGCGCCGTGCATGCCTACACCGCCTGCAACGCGACGATCATGCGCCAGTTCTTCTCATTGCCTCTCAGCGGACGGGTGA
- a CDS encoding M56 family metallopeptidase: MSTQMSTQLHYLFRVVSQEWISSMWSAFWQGAVALAVVWTVCRAFPRIPAAARCWLWRLGLAKSLLGLLAIPQIDLALLPRARTVLARVVSDSFAAALPTRSTLIIRLSRPVMALWIVGVAIGVVRIVIALARARSMARRCVSVRYEELDAAMTWLCRGMGLSRRPEVVAADWASVPMILRSASGRVVVVPVELLAPARREDLLLALAHELAHIKRNDLTWNWLPTAGKVLFFLNPLVWAAGQELGIAQEMACDELAIRATGAGVARYGKLLLTMIRPRCEVSPRWAVAMASAGASAKLMRRRLIELKRLGDAPVGRLVAAVLTLVLVCMLVAPFRIVEAPRDGALRPVVSGMKVEIYIDELWGVRR; encoded by the coding sequence GTGAGCACGCAAATGAGCACGCAGTTGCACTATCTGTTCAGGGTCGTGTCGCAGGAGTGGATCAGTTCCATGTGGAGCGCGTTCTGGCAGGGCGCCGTAGCACTGGCGGTGGTGTGGACTGTGTGCAGAGCTTTCCCACGCATTCCGGCTGCTGCCCGATGCTGGTTGTGGCGACTCGGGCTTGCCAAGTCGCTGCTTGGGTTGCTGGCGATTCCCCAGATCGATCTCGCTCTGCTGCCGCGTGCTCGAACGGTGCTGGCACGGGTTGTGTCGGACAGCTTTGCTGCGGCCCTGCCTACGCGTTCAACGCTGATCATCAGGTTGAGCCGACCTGTGATGGCTCTCTGGATCGTGGGGGTGGCCATAGGCGTGGTGCGTATCGTGATCGCCCTGGCAAGGGCGCGTTCGATGGCGAGGCGCTGCGTGTCGGTGCGTTATGAAGAACTCGATGCCGCCATGACCTGGCTGTGCCGAGGGATGGGCCTTAGCAGACGGCCGGAGGTCGTTGCCGCCGACTGGGCTTCCGTTCCGATGATCTTGCGATCGGCCAGCGGGCGCGTTGTAGTCGTTCCTGTAGAGCTGCTGGCTCCGGCACGTCGCGAGGACCTGCTGTTGGCGCTGGCGCACGAGTTAGCTCACATAAAGAGGAACGATTTGACTTGGAACTGGCTTCCCACGGCAGGCAAGGTGCTCTTCTTCCTCAACCCGCTGGTGTGGGCAGCTGGCCAGGAGCTTGGGATTGCACAGGAGATGGCCTGTGACGAGCTGGCCATACGCGCTACCGGCGCAGGGGTGGCGCGATATGGGAAGCTTCTCCTCACCATGATCAGGCCGCGCTGTGAGGTCAGCCCGAGGTGGGCAGTAGCGATGGCCTCCGCAGGGGCATCTGCCAAGCTGATGCGCAGGAGACTGATCGAACTGAAGCGCTTGGGCGATGCACCCGTTGGAAGGCTAGTAGCAGCCGTGTTGACGTTGGTTCTCGTGTGCATGCTGGTGGCGCCGTTCCGGATCGTGGAAGCGCCGCGCGATGGAGCGCTGCGGCCCGTAGTATCGGGGATGAAAGTTGAGATATACATAGACGAACTCTGGGGCGTACGGCGGTAG
- a CDS encoding BlaI/MecI/CopY family transcriptional regulator, which produces MAMPPLGDQELELLRFVTEHAPITVREAVERYGKDHCLARTTILTMMERLRAKGYLTRSEVGGVNEYSSCLSRSELMRGVVRGFVEKTLGGALSPFVAYLADNASVSPKELEDLKRLVEELESREGKK; this is translated from the coding sequence ATGGCAATGCCTCCCTTGGGTGATCAGGAGCTGGAACTGCTACGATTTGTGACCGAGCATGCGCCTATCACGGTGCGCGAGGCTGTTGAGCGTTATGGCAAGGACCACTGCCTTGCCCGAACCACGATCCTCACAATGATGGAAAGGCTCAGAGCTAAAGGATACCTCACCAGATCCGAGGTAGGAGGGGTGAACGAGTACTCTTCCTGCCTCTCTCGTTCCGAGCTCATGCGTGGAGTGGTCCGTGGGTTCGTCGAAAAAACCCTGGGGGGCGCGCTCTCACCTTTCGTGGCGTACCTCGCGGACAACGCCAGCGTGAGCCCAAAGGAGCTAGAAGACCTCAAACGGCTCGTTGAGGAACTGGAGTCGCGGGAGGGAAAGAAGTGA
- a CDS encoding coenzyme F420-0:L-glutamate ligase yields the protein MEKLRVNHGKRLTVEVGGRTYARIPVKTHVITAADDVGEVVRRYAGPLLRSGDILVISEKVVAITQQRAYQISQIRPSWLARFLVRFVYKSPYGIGLGSPWTMELAIREAGVLRVIVAAIVAGVAKLFGVRGVFYRVCGANIAAIDGPCDYTIPPYNRYAILGPLRPNETAQSLSEATGVPVAIIDANDLGVVVLGVSSACPERAFLAEILADNPLGQSCEQTPIGILRAARVIHVRGGAPTLRRFHRVQGRC from the coding sequence ATGGAAAAGTTGCGGGTCAACCACGGGAAGAGACTGACTGTGGAAGTCGGCGGGCGCACTTACGCGCGCATTCCAGTTAAGACTCACGTCATCACAGCTGCCGACGATGTCGGCGAGGTCGTTCGAAGGTACGCTGGGCCTCTGCTGCGTTCCGGCGATATTCTAGTGATAAGCGAAAAGGTAGTGGCGATAACCCAGCAAAGGGCGTACCAGATCAGCCAGATCAGGCCTTCATGGCTCGCTCGCTTTCTCGTTCGGTTTGTGTACAAGTCACCATATGGAATCGGCCTGGGAAGTCCGTGGACAATGGAACTGGCCATCAGGGAAGCGGGCGTGCTGCGCGTGATAGTGGCCGCCATCGTAGCAGGGGTTGCCAAACTGTTCGGCGTCAGGGGCGTGTTCTACCGGGTATGCGGTGCAAACATCGCCGCAATCGATGGCCCGTGCGACTATACCATTCCACCCTACAACCGCTACGCGATCCTTGGCCCGTTGAGACCCAACGAGACGGCACAATCTCTGAGTGAGGCGACGGGCGTGCCGGTGGCGATCATCGACGCGAATGACCTTGGAGTCGTAGTGCTTGGAGTATCGTCGGCCTGCCCGGAGCGCGCATTCCTGGCAGAGATTCTCGCCGACAATCCGCTCGGCCAATCGTGCGAGCAGACTCCCATCGGGATACTCCGCGCGGCCCGGGTCATTCATGTTCGCGGTGGCGCACCAACGTTGCGGCGGTTTCACAGAGTCCAGGGAAGATGCTGA